The sequence AACAGTATTTACACATGTTTCAGTTGAAACGGATGGCACAGCGACAGCTGGAGCAACTTTAGTAGATTTGAAAGGTTATTTGAAAAAAGAACCGAATGTAACGGTTTGTATGGATATTAACCAAGAAATGTTTTCAGAATGGTTACTAAATGCACTCAAGAAGTGCAACTAAGTCATATATTAGACAATAGGGGGAAATTATGGATTTAGTAGTTATGTACGCAGCCAGTCTTCTTGCTGTAGCAGCAGTAGTATACATGCTGCTTAAAAAACTAGACATTAAAGTTACGCTAATTGGCGTAGGGATGGTATTAATTATTGTTGCAATGTTGATGGGGAAATTGCCTACCACTAAGTTTAGTGAGTTTATGGCGCCATTCAATGTGATCATTGATCAATTTAAGAAGACATTGCCAGCGGCTGGGTTCATCATTTTAATTCTTGGTGGATACACAGCATACATGAGTGCCATTGGTGCTAACGAAGTGACTGTCAATACATTGACTAAACCACTTAAACGCATCAATTCAGCATGGATTTTAGTTCCAATTGTATTCTTACTTGGTAACTTATTATCACTAGTAATTCCAAGTGCATCTAACTTGGCAATTATCTTATTGGCTACTTTATATCCAGTATTAAGAAAATCTGGTATGAGTACGCTAACCGCTGCTGCAGTTATCGCAACTACTGCAACCGTTATGCCAACACCACTAGGTGGAGATAACGTTGCAATCGCAGCTGAATTAGGTATTGACGTTGCTAAATACGTGTTCCAATACCATGCAATCGTATCTGTTCCAACACTATTCTTGATGGCTGCAGTTCACTATTTCTGGCAAAAATTTGCTGATAAGAAAGACATTGCAAACGGCGTTGTTAACGTAGATGATCTAGATTTAAAAGAAGTTAAAGAAGTTGAAGGCGGCGCATTATTCAAGACTGTCTACACATTATTACCTTTACTTCCAATTGTTATTCTATTAGGTCTATACTTATATAACATTATTCCTGGTACAAAAGACATCGCAATGTCAGTTGAACTTGTATCTATCGTTTCATTCATCATCGCTATCGTTGCTGAAATGATCCGTAGAAGAGATCCAAGAAAAGTACTTGATGGAACTGAATCATTCTTTAAAGGTATGGGTAACGCAATGGGTATCGTTGCATTACTAGTTGCGGCAGGTGTATTCGTTGAAGGTCTAAAAGCAGTAGGCATTATTGCTCACTTACAAGAAGTGATGACTACAGCAAACGTTCCAGGCTTCACATTACCATTAATCTTAGTAATCTTAACAGCAGTTATTGTCTTACTATCTGGTTCAGGTACAGCATTATTCTATGCTATGGTTCCATTAATGGCTCCTCTTGCATTAGCAGCTGGTATCAGCGCATATGCGGTCACTGTTCCAATGGGCTTAGCAGGTAACTTATTAAGAGCGGTATCTCCAGTATCAGCTGTAATCGTAATCGTTGCAGGTACAACTAAACAATCACCATTTAAGATTGTTAAACGTACAGCAGTTCCAATGGTTGCAGGTGTTATCTTTATGTTTATTCTTTCAATGCTATTCTTCTTGTAATAATAAACTCAAATAACTCATATTTGAAGCCGAACGAATAATGTTCGGCTTCTTTTTTTCTATAATATAGCTATTACAAATACTAATAATATAATGTATACTATTCATGTAAGAGTAAGTTATTGATAAATAGATCAATAATGGAGGTTGTATGGGAACTTATATCATTATATTTGGAGTTTTTGTTTTACTAATTCTTGTTCTTGCCTTTAGAACGTATCCTATTGAAGAGATTAGAGACTATAGAGGTAAAATAGTGTGCGTTATTTATCAAAAAAGAATCAATCAGTTTTTGGTTGTTGACAAAGTCATTAATCAAAGAATTAATTTTTCAACGTTTAGAGATGCTGAGGCGTACATTAATCGTAGGCTAAATCGCTTTGAAATGCATCCTGAGTTAAGTGGAGAAACAGTGGAATACTAGATATTTTCGCTTATATGACAAGATTATTAATAACGGCTTGTAAAGAAGCCTCTTTTACTTATGCAAATAGACTATTACTTTAAATCATTTTTTGACAAAATATCATCAAAAACACTTTGAAAAAATTGTGTTATCCTTTATAATAGTAACAGTTGGAGGCTTAGCTCAGCGGGAGAGCACTTGCTTGACGTGCAAGGGGTCATGGGTTCAATCCCCTTAGCCTCCACCATTTTGCATTCTTTGGGCTGATTTTTCGTAACCAGGCCTTTTTTTATCTAATAAGAAGAAATCAGTTTGAAAAGAGTGGTTTAAACTGAGTAGAAGTGTAGACAAATAGATTCATATAATTTTGAGTATTGTAGAGCTTTTTAGTGCCTAAACGTCTCGTGTTCATTAGAAACTTAAAAACGCGTAAAAAAGGATAAAAAGTGGTTATTATGGTGAATGCGATTGGGTCCTTATGTTTTTTTATGAGTAAAGAGATGATCCGAAAGATGTTACCATAATAGTTTGTCCAAATGAAGTAGAACAGAAATCGAATAAAGGAGTATTACATTTATGTCAAATTTTTTTAGGGATTCAGTTCAAAAAAAGGTTTTCTATGTCTACCTGATT is a genomic window of Paracholeplasma morum containing:
- the dcuC gene encoding C4-dicarboxylate transporter DcuC; amino-acid sequence: MDLVVMYAASLLAVAAVVYMLLKKLDIKVTLIGVGMVLIIVAMLMGKLPTTKFSEFMAPFNVIIDQFKKTLPAAGFIILILGGYTAYMSAIGANEVTVNTLTKPLKRINSAWILVPIVFLLGNLLSLVIPSASNLAIILLATLYPVLRKSGMSTLTAAAVIATTATVMPTPLGGDNVAIAAELGIDVAKYVFQYHAIVSVPTLFLMAAVHYFWQKFADKKDIANGVVNVDDLDLKEVKEVEGGALFKTVYTLLPLLPIVILLGLYLYNIIPGTKDIAMSVELVSIVSFIIAIVAEMIRRRDPRKVLDGTESFFKGMGNAMGIVALLVAAGVFVEGLKAVGIIAHLQEVMTTANVPGFTLPLILVILTAVIVLLSGSGTALFYAMVPLMAPLALAAGISAYAVTVPMGLAGNLLRAVSPVSAVIVIVAGTTKQSPFKIVKRTAVPMVAGVIFMFILSMLFFL